The region CCGGCATCAGACAAATTTGTGATGCTTAGCTGAGCCAACCCAGCGACTTTGCCTATATGAAATCCAATAAAGATTTTTTTCTGGGCGTGTTGTTAGTAACGCTCCACCGCTGGCGCTTGACTTACGCTTATACTAACAACACGCCTGTAAATCTTTATTGGATACTATATAGTTGTACCCGAGCGAAAACTAACCTCAATGCCGGATAAATTTGATATAATTTCCAAATCGAAAGAGGATTTGTCGCTTAGGCAGCGAATACATAAAACATCAAGGCAGTATGGTGAGGTCTTATGGCGCAAAAACGCAGGAATTTGAGACGGTTTAGTTGGTTTAAGCTGTGTATTTTAATAATGGCCGGATATTTCTGCTATGTTTTTATTGCTCAGCAGGGCGAAATGTATCGAATCCGTCGTGAAACCGACAATGTCAATGCTAGGATGAACGAGGTCCTGGAGGTAAATAAGAGCTTGATTGCTGAAAAGGAGAAACTAAGCACGGTGGACTATATTGAAAAAGTAGCTCGTGAACAACTGGGACTGGTAAAACCCGGTGAAGTTCCGTATATTCCTGCCAGGTAAAGCGTCTTTCCTTGACACATTTTCATCATCAAGAGTATAATATGGATTGCGGGTTCCCCAATGGGATTTTAATTTTAAAAGTACGAAAGAAATTAAGGAGGAAGTTTGATTAGTATGTCCATTGAAGTTGGCAGTGTTGTAGAAGGAGTTGTGACCGGCATAACGAATTTCGGCGCGTTTGTCGAATTGCCGGGGGGAAAGGTAGGCCTGATTCACATCTCCGAGGTTGCTGACGTATACGTCCGCGATGTTAAGGATTTTTTGAAGGAGCAGGACAAAGTTAAAGTTAAAGTCTTATCTGTAGATGATCGCGGCAAAATTGGCTTGTCAATTAAGCAGTTGCAACCTCCCGCACCAAGAAAGCAACATGCCAACGATTTTCGGCGTTCCAATAGAGTTAACAGCATGTCGTTTGAAGATAAACTGAGTAAGTTTTTAAAAGACAGTGATGAACGCCTGTCTGATTTGAAGCGTAATACCGAGTCCAAGCGTGGTGGTAGCGGCGGCCGGGGTGGTCCAGCTCGCCGGGCTGAATAACAGACAGTCATAGTTTTTTTTATAGATATTCGACAAATACTGGAATGATATGGCTTTTATGATGTAACTTGAACCACCTGGCAGTAACATGTCAGGTGGTTTTTTGCATTTTCACTTGGGTCTGTGTCGGATTTTTTTGCCGCGAGCGTGACTTAAACAGACAAACATTTTATTGGAAACTTCTGTAAAATTTTAGTCACGATATAAGTCACAATTTACAGGGGTGAGGAATCATGCCAAAAGTATCTGTTATTACACTGCCTGAAGAAATCCTCCAGGCACCGCCTGGTAGGCCGCCGGCAGAAACTATGAACGGGGACAAGCCCGGGCTTTCCTGGCGGGAGTTATTTGGCGGGGTCATGATTGTCGGCAAAATGCTATTTCATCAGCAGAATTTACCGGTCAATATCATGGCGCTACTCATTGGGCGGGTAGCACTCTTAGGCGAAGTAGCTCCGTTCGGTTTAGCTCTCTTTGCCGCCGTTGCGGGAGTGGCGCGGGAACGGGCGGCTGCGGCCGGGATATGGGTGTTAGCCGGTGTGCTTAGTGCAGGATTTTATCAAGAGGCAATAATATATTTGCTATCCATGCTCTTATACTGGCGTTTGTCGGACAAGCTGACACGCTACGAGAAAAAGGTTCAAGCAATTCCACTGTTTATGTTTGCGTGTGTATTTTTAAGCGGCATGGTGCTTATGCCGTGGCGGGAGTCGTCACTATACGGTATGCTGCTGGTAGTGCTTGAGGCGACGTTATGTATGGTATTGACTTTCATTTTTCAACATGGGGTGCCGCTCTTCCTAAATAGTGATAAGGTTCGCCAATCGGGTGCTGAAGCCTTGATTTGTGGAATAATTATGCTGGCCACCGCTGTTGCCGGTCTGGGCAGCTTAACAATATATGACTATAGTTTGCGGAATATAGCCGGTTCGCTTATTGCTATGACACTTTCATTTACAGGCGGTTGTGGGCTTGGCGCAGCAGTAGGTGTAGTTACCGGGCTGGTGATCGGGTTAAGTGATGGTGATGCGGCACCGGCCATCGCCATGTATGCTCTGGCCGGGATGCTGGGAGGACTATTTAAGGGAATAGGCAAGGCGGCCGTATTGCTTGGTTTCATATTAGGCAGTGCCATTGCCGTTTTATATATGGGACAACCGGACCAACTCTTACTGGTGCTGGTGGAAGCGTCAGCAGCAGGCGCAGCGTTTATGCTGGTGCCTGCCGCTAAGCTAAGTCAATGGCATGAAGCCTGCCAGGACGGTCCTGTCAAGGACGAAGCCGCTCTGCAGGCGGTAAAGGCGGCAGTGGACAAGCTTACTCATATTGCCGGCATTTTTAGTGATTTGGCCGGGATGTTTAATTCAGGCAACGCTAAAGAGCAAGCTGCTTATCATGAGCAGATTCAAGAACGCCAGATGGCCCAGATGTTGTCAGCGATTGGGGAGAAGGTATGCGGGCCATGTGTGAGAAGGAGTGAATGCTGGGATCAGGACTTCTACCAGACTTATCAGGCCATGCTTGACATGCTGGCTTTGGCTGAGGCTGGTAAATTAAAAGCGGGAACTGTGCCTGACATAATTAAAGGCTTGTGCGTAAACCGTCAGGCGCTTATCGACCTTATAGCCCAGGTAGCCGAAAGCAATAAGGCACACTGGTATTGGCATAAGAAGCTTAATGAGTGCCGTCAAATGGCTGGAGAACAGATGAAAGCTACCGGGGTGATCATTGGAAATTTAGCGCAGGAACTAAAAAAAATACCGCAAACTGACGATGAAATGGGAGAAATATTGGCTGAGCGGGCCGCTATGCTGGACTGTCAGTTGACAGGCGTACGTGTATATAGCGAACGGGGGAAGGTTACGGTGGAAGCACATAAGCTGCCGTGCAGCGGTACACGGGAATGTATTAATACGATTTTGCCGCTGACTGCCAACCTGTTACAGGAAAAAATGACACTGCACGCTGATTGCGGCAATAAAGTGCGGCATAAAAATTGTAAATTGACGATGCAGTTGTCCGAACGCTACCATGTAGAAACAGGTGTGGCGATAATAGCCAAAGAAGCAGGCGGAATATCGGGGGATACCTGTGTTGCCCAGCCTGTCGGCCGGGGCCGGATGGCACTTATGTTAAGCGATGGCATGGGTAGTGGTGAGGCAGCGGCCGAGAGCAGTAGTCAAGCGGTGAAGTTTTTGCAACAACTTTTGGCAGCCGGGTTTGATATTGATACAGCCGTTAAGACAGTCAACTCCCTGTTGCTGATAAAAATGCCGGGTGATATGTTTGCCACAGTTGATATGGCGGTAATTGACACGTTTACCGGTGAATCCGAATTTTTGAAAGTTGGCTCGGCACCAAGTTATATCAAACGTGTACGGGAAGTCTCAATCATCAACTCAGCGACGCCGCCTGTGGGCATATTGGAAAATATACAAATTGAGCCTATAAGGCGAATGCTTGTTCCAGGAGATATCGTTGTTATGGTAAGTGATGGGGTTATTGACGCCGCGCGCGGCACAGATAAGGAAAACTGGGTGGCCAATTTCCTGCGCCGCCTGGGTAGTGAGCGGCCTCAAGACATTGCGGACAGGCTTCTCAGGCAGGCGGTCGAGCTATCAGGCGGAGCGGCGCGGGATGATATGGCCGTATTGGTGGCAAGGGTGGCCGAGCGGCCGGAAATTGTACAATAACTATGCGACAGTATTACAGATGGGGGGTTATCTATCCATCATTTCGGGGCATAAGCCCCGTTTATTTTTTATGTGTCCGGAAACACTATTATAATGACTGTTTTATGGCAGGAAATTACGGTGCATGGCGCGAATTGACAATATTGACAGGTACGGGAGGAAATATGCCAATTCTGTTAGAGCAGATATTAGACATTACTATTTTGGCCGGGGAGATTATGCTCAAAAACGGGGCTGAAACCAGCCGGGTGGAAGAAACTATGTTTCATATCGCTCAGGCTTGCGGTGCAACCAAGGTAGAGAGTTTTGTCATCCCTACCGGTGTGTTTGTAACTGTCACAGACGGTACCGGACGGACGAGCACACGGATGCGGCGGGTGCATGACCGGACGATCAACCTTGACCGCATTGCTAAGGTAAATGAGCTTTCCCGGCGGTTGGCCGACAGGCGGATGGACTATGAGTGTGCCTACAGCCATCTGGAAAGGATCGCCCGGGAACGTACCGGCTTTTCGCTTGTTCCCTCCATGCTGGCGTCAGGGGTGGTGGGCGGCGCGGCCGCTGTGCTCTTAAACGCCGGAGTATTCGAGAGTTTAGCGGCTTTTGTCACCGCGCTCATTGTCCGGTATATTGCTCATATAATTTCTCGCCTGCATGGTGTCAAGTTTACCTTTGATTTTTTTGGCGGTATGACAGCCGCGCTTGTGGGAATGCTGTTTAGCCATATGTGGCCTGATGTAAAGCCTGATAATATTGTTGTCGGCGGTATTATACCTTTAGTGCCGGGGGTGGCGATAACCAACGCAATTCGCGATGTCATCGCCGGCGATCTTTTAAGTGGCTTATCGCGCGGTCTGGAAGCGGCGCTTACGTCTGTGGCGATATCCATGGGGGTTGTTATCATTCTGGCGGTTCGATAGAGGCCATAAATGCGAGGAACAGGATGTTAATTATTAAATTTGCAGCGGTATTTGCTATGGGTATTGCCGTTGGCGTGCTTTACCGCATTCCCCGCAGTCTGTTGCTATACGTCAGCGCTATTGGATTAGTGGGGTGGACTGTTATGTTTACTGTAGCATCAAGCGGTATAAGTACGATTATGGCTAATTTTTTAGGCAGTATGGCAGTAGGTTTGTTAGCCGAACTATTAGCCCGATTTTTGAAAAAGCCGGCGACAATTTTTATTGTTCCCGGTTTCATTCCGTTGGTGCCGGGCCGGGAGGCGTATACTACTATGCGTTACATGGTTGAAAGCCATTTCAATGACGGCGTGGCTATGGGAATGCAGACGGCTTTAACCGGGGGCGCCATTGCTTTTGGTATTTTTGTAAGTTCTACTTTGTATCGCCTGACGCGCACCAACGCAGACTATCAAGTAGGGAGCCGGGGATAGTGTATGCTTGACAAGGTAAAAAACTGGGCCGTTAAACATGGCCTGCTTGTACCTGGCAGCCGGATCGTGGCGGCTTGTTCGGGCGGGCCTGATTCGCTGGTGCTTGTGCATGTGCTTAATAGGTTGAAAGAAGAATGTCACTTTAGTTTGGCGGTAGCCCATGTAAACCACATGTTCAGAGCCGAAGCCGCCGCTGAAGCTGATTTTGTTGCCGCATTTTCCGCAAGTCTCGGACTGGAGTGTCATGTTAAGGACATTGATGTGCCGGCCTATCTTGCGGATAATAAAATGTCGCCGCAAGAAGCTGCCCGGTTGCTCAGGTACCGATATTTACGCGAAGTGGCCGCTCAGTGGGGCGGAGCGCACATTGCTACCGGACATCACCGTGATGACCAGGTGGAAACTGTTCTAATTAACCTCCTGCGGGGAGCAGGCAGCAGCGGCCTTAAAGGTATGCGACCCAGGAGCGAAGGTATAATCAGGCCGCTCCTTGCGGTCAGCCGCCCGGAGATTGAGACATATTGCGCCCGGCACAATCTGACTCCGTGCCAGGACAGCTCCAATTTTAAGACCGATTATCTCAGGAACCGTATCCGGTTAAAACTGCTGCCAACGCTGGAACAAGACTATAATCCGGCCATACGTGAGGCATTATTACGGCTGGCGGAACTGACCGGGGACGAGCATGATTATATTTGTCGGGAAGCGGCCAAGCAGTGGGGAACATCAGCGATTGCTGCTGACGGCAACGTCTGTATTGATAGCGGAAAACTGGCTGAACTGCATGCTGCGGTGCAACGCGAATTAATCCGGCAGGCGATAGAGAAAAAGCGTGGCTCGCTGACAGGAATAAGCTTCAGTCATGTGGAAAAATTACTTACAATGGCATTATCAGGAACAGTAGGCGCGGTGCTGACATTGCCTGGCGGACTTATTGCCCGGAAAACCTATACCGGGTTTGAGTTGGAGATGGCTGGGGCGCCTCACGACTTGTTCCGGCGGCCGGAGCGCTTACAGCCGGTAGAAGTGGCTGTGCCGGGGGTAACACCGGCAGACGCGGACGGCCGGGTGGTAGTGCTGGCAGAGATATTTTCCTCGCTACCTGAGCGACAGGGGCGGGATACGGCACTATTTGATCTGGAGCGGCTAAAGCTGCCGCTTATTATGCGGTCGCGGTTGCCCGGCGACCGGTTTCGGCCGTTGGGGCTGGGCGGCAGTAAAAAGCTTAAAGAGTTTTTAATTGATGCTAAAGTGCCTGAGGCTGAGCGGGATAATGTGCCGGTTATTGCCGATCAGGATAATATCATCTGGGTGGCCGGGTACCGGCAAAGTGAACATGGCCGGATTTCCGGGCAGACGCAAAAATTTCTGAAATTAACTATTAAACAGGGGGAATTTTGAATATGAGTAATAATATGATGGATGACCTGGAGAAGATATTATTTAGTGAAGCTGACTTGGCAGCACGGGTTAAAGAGTTAGGGGCGGCAATTACTGCTGACTATGCCGGCAAGGAGATATTGATGATCGGCGTTTTACGCGGAGCCGTCATCTTTATGGCCGATCTGGCCCGGGCCATAAATCTGCCGGTGGCTATCGACTTCATGGCTGTATCAAGCTATGGTGCTTCGACTACATCAAGCGGTGTTGTCAGGATTTTGAAAGACCTTGACGAAGACGTGGAAAATAAGCATGTGCTTATTGTTGAGGATATTATCGACTCTGGCTTGACTTTAAATTATCTTATGGAAAATTTATGGTCGCGTAAACCGGCCAGTATAAAAATTTGCACACTGCTTAATAAGCCTGACCGCCGGAAAGTTGACGTACCGATTGCGTATAACGGTTTTACCATTCCTGACTACTTTGTTGTGGGGTACGGTTTGGATTTTGCTGAAAAATACCGGAACTTGCCGCTTATTGGTGTGCTTAAACCAGCAGCTTATCAGGGATAAATGGTTTTCCTTAATTGTCAATTTTTATTAAGTATGCTATAATAGTGCGATGTAAATGGTAACCGGGCTCTAATGCCGTTTTTGTGGTCCAGCGAGAGGAGGGCTACTTGTTGAACAAGTTTTTCCGGAATGTCAGTTTCTACTTGTTGATTATCATTATTGCCATCTCGATAATCGACTATTATTCATCACGGACGACACCCAAGCAAGAAATCAGCTATACCCAGTTTCTGAAGCAGGTTGACGAACAAAAGGTCGAGCGGGTAACTATTGTTGACAATACCATCCGCGGTAAACTAAAAGACGGTCAGGAGTTTGCCACTATTGCCCCAAACGATCCGACACTCATTAACGAGCTTAGGGAAAAGGGTGTAGATATCAAGGCGGAGCAGCCGCCACAGCCACCCTGGTGGACAACGATTTTCTCATCCATCTTGCCGATGCTCTTGTTAATCGGCGTGTGGTTTTTTATCATGCAGCAGACTCAGGGTGGTGGTAACCGGGTAATGTCCTTCGGTAAATCGCGGGCCAAACTGCATGGAGAAGAAAAAACCAAGGTTACGTTTAACGATGTGGCCGGAGCTGATGAGGCTAAACAGGAACTTGAAGAGGTTGTCGAGTTTCTTAAGCATCCTAAGAAATTCAATGATTTGGGGGCGCGTATTCCTAAAGGAGTATTGCTCTTTGGACCTCCGGGTACCGGTAAAACGCTTTTAGCACGTGCTGTGGCCGGCGAGGCCGGCGTGCCGTTTTTTAGCATCAGCGGCTCCGACTTTGTTGAAATGTTTGTCGGCGTTGGCGCTTCAAGGGTGCGCGATTTGTTTGAGCAAGCTAAAAAAAACGCTCCCTGCATTGTGTTTATTGATGAAATTGACGCT is a window of Sporomusaceae bacterium ACPt DNA encoding:
- the spoIIE gene encoding Stage II sporulation protein E translates to MPKVSVITLPEEILQAPPGRPPAETMNGDKPGLSWRELFGGVMIVGKMLFHQQNLPVNIMALLIGRVALLGEVAPFGLALFAAVAGVARERAAAAGIWVLAGVLSAGFYQEAIIYLLSMLLYWRLSDKLTRYEKKVQAIPLFMFACVFLSGMVLMPWRESSLYGMLLVVLEATLCMVLTFIFQHGVPLFLNSDKVRQSGAEALICGIIMLATAVAGLGSLTIYDYSLRNIAGSLIAMTLSFTGGCGLGAAVGVVTGLVIGLSDGDAAPAIAMYALAGMLGGLFKGIGKAAVLLGFILGSAIAVLYMGQPDQLLLVLVEASAAGAAFMLVPAAKLSQWHEACQDGPVKDEAALQAVKAAVDKLTHIAGIFSDLAGMFNSGNAKEQAAYHEQIQERQMAQMLSAIGEKVCGPCVRRSECWDQDFYQTYQAMLDMLALAEAGKLKAGTVPDIIKGLCVNRQALIDLIAQVAESNKAHWYWHKKLNECRQMAGEQMKATGVIIGNLAQELKKIPQTDDEMGEILAERAAMLDCQLTGVRVYSERGKVTVEAHKLPCSGTRECINTILPLTANLLQEKMTLHADCGNKVRHKNCKLTMQLSERYHVETGVAIIAKEAGGISGDTCVAQPVGRGRMALMLSDGMGSGEAAAESSSQAVKFLQQLLAAGFDIDTAVKTVNSLLLIKMPGDMFATVDMAVIDTFTGESEFLKVGSAPSYIKRVREVSIINSATPPVGILENIQIEPIRRMLVPGDIVVMVSDGVIDAARGTDKENWVANFLRRLGSERPQDIADRLLRQAVELSGGAARDDMAVLVARVAERPEIVQ
- the tilS gene encoding tRNA(Ile)-lysidine synthase, with the translated sequence MLDKVKNWAVKHGLLVPGSRIVAACSGGPDSLVLVHVLNRLKEECHFSLAVAHVNHMFRAEAAAEADFVAAFSASLGLECHVKDIDVPAYLADNKMSPQEAARLLRYRYLREVAAQWGGAHIATGHHRDDQVETVLINLLRGAGSSGLKGMRPRSEGIIRPLLAVSRPEIETYCARHNLTPCQDSSNFKTDYLRNRIRLKLLPTLEQDYNPAIREALLRLAELTGDEHDYICREAAKQWGTSAIAADGNVCIDSGKLAELHAAVQRELIRQAIEKKRGSLTGISFSHVEKLLTMALSGTVGAVLTLPGGLIARKTYTGFELEMAGAPHDLFRRPERLQPVEVAVPGVTPADADGRVVVLAEIFSSLPERQGRDTALFDLERLKLPLIMRSRLPGDRFRPLGLGGSKKLKEFLIDAKVPEAERDNVPVIADQDNIIWVAGYRQSEHGRISGQTQKFLKLTIKQGEF
- the ftsL_1 gene encoding Cell division protein FtsL, whose product is MAQKRRNLRRFSWFKLCILIMAGYFCYVFIAQQGEMYRIRRETDNVNARMNEVLEVNKSLIAEKEKLSTVDYIEKVAREQLGLVKPGEVPYIPAR
- the yjjP gene encoding Inner membrane protein YjjP, translated to MPILLEQILDITILAGEIMLKNGAETSRVEETMFHIAQACGATKVESFVIPTGVFVTVTDGTGRTSTRMRRVHDRTINLDRIAKVNELSRRLADRRMDYECAYSHLERIARERTGFSLVPSMLASGVVGGAAAVLLNAGVFESLAAFVTALIVRYIAHIISRLHGVKFTFDFFGGMTAALVGMLFSHMWPDVKPDNIVVGGIIPLVPGVAITNAIRDVIAGDLLSGLSRGLEAALTSVAISMGVVIILAVR
- the hpt gene encoding Hypoxanthine-guanine phosphoribosyltransferase gives rise to the protein MSNNMMDDLEKILFSEADLAARVKELGAAITADYAGKEILMIGVLRGAVIFMADLARAINLPVAIDFMAVSSYGASTTSSGVVRILKDLDEDVENKHVLIVEDIIDSGLTLNYLMENLWSRKPASIKICTLLNKPDRRKVDVPIAYNGFTIPDYFVVGYGLDFAEKYRNLPLIGVLKPAAYQG
- the pnp_1 gene encoding Polyribonucleotide nucleotidyltransferase codes for the protein MISMSIEVGSVVEGVVTGITNFGAFVELPGGKVGLIHISEVADVYVRDVKDFLKEQDKVKVKVLSVDDRGKIGLSIKQLQPPAPRKQHANDFRRSNRVNSMSFEDKLSKFLKDSDERLSDLKRNTESKRGGSGGRGGPARRAE